One genomic window of Spartobacteria bacterium includes the following:
- a CDS encoding trigger factor family protein → MKTTIEKQDEVLHTMQLKVEWAKIANDYQQMISGYADKELPGFRKGHVPAKIIESRFGK, encoded by the coding sequence ATGAAAACAACCATTGAAAAACAAGATGAGGTGCTTCACACGATGCAGTTAAAGGTCGAGTGGGCGAAAATTGCCAACGATTATCAGCAGATGATAAGCGGGTATGCTGATAAGGAATTGCCGGGATTTCGCAAAGGTCATGTACCAGCGAAGATTATAGAGAGCAGATTCGGCAAATAG
- a CDS encoding ABC transporter permease, producing the protein METINLSWADLLLLYASLSIPVIILRMTGISMIRDLLLSLLRMTVQLLLVGFYLKMLFDLNKWWANALWMLAMLIVADFSLLSRSGLRLRRFLPVTMAALSLSTLLISLFFVGGIIHPDPWYDARYMIPVFGMILGNSMRGNMLALERFYRGLADNPKAFLTYQMLGASPGEAARPYRQQAIHAAVSPQIATMATLGIVSLPGMMTGQMLGGSVPMTAIRYQIAIMICILSAQILTTVLNISLSSRVAFNEYGMLREDIFRNTKNKTR; encoded by the coding sequence ATGGAGACCATTAATTTGTCTTGGGCAGATTTGCTGCTGCTTTATGCGTCTCTGTCCATTCCAGTGATCATTCTGCGAATGACAGGCATCTCAATGATTCGGGATCTACTCCTCTCTTTGCTGCGCATGACCGTACAGCTCCTTCTTGTCGGTTTTTATTTGAAAATGCTCTTTGATCTGAATAAGTGGTGGGCTAACGCACTCTGGATGCTGGCCATGCTGATTGTTGCGGACTTCTCACTGCTGTCCCGATCCGGTCTGCGACTCAGACGATTTCTCCCAGTTACAATGGCCGCCTTGTCCCTGTCCACACTGCTCATATCCCTCTTCTTTGTAGGCGGAATCATCCATCCGGATCCCTGGTATGATGCCCGCTATATGATTCCCGTATTCGGAATGATCCTGGGCAACTCTATGCGCGGAAACATGTTGGCTCTGGAGCGATTTTACAGGGGCCTTGCGGATAACCCCAAAGCGTTTTTAACGTACCAGATGCTGGGCGCATCACCTGGCGAGGCCGCACGCCCCTATAGACAACAGGCGATTCACGCAGCAGTATCTCCCCAGATAGCCACCATGGCCACATTAGGAATTGTGTCGCTTCCCGGCATGATGACAGGACAAATGCTGGGCGGGTCGGTTCCGATGACGGCCATTCGTTATCAAATCGCAATTATGATATGCATTTTATCAGCGCAAATACTCACAACGGTTCTGAATATATCACTCAGTTCCCGAGTCGCGTTCAATGAATACGGGATGTTGCGCGAAGATATCTTCCGAAATACCAAAAACAAAACCCGCTGA
- a CDS encoding ATP-binding cassette domain-containing protein: protein MKVNIEMQSLNCKCFTMFFSFVLEMYGKSAKITLSCIGRQQTIRTAGEKMITMDSVALWRGNQRILSIPHMTISRGNKTLLTGASGCGKSTLLMAVMAAIPHHGYISVDGLEVKASSAREVRNRIAFIGQEPEMGAETVQEALLLPFTYKANRHNAPSKQALRDVLQHLKMEHEILSKPCPFLSGGEKQRIAVGRALLLGKRIFLADEVTSALDAASKHTVLDLLSEPHMTVLAVSHDADWIQWSSHQYHIEAGTMQPVEGSCDGDH, encoded by the coding sequence TTGAAAGTAAACATAGAGATGCAGTCATTAAACTGCAAGTGCTTTACCATGTTTTTTTCTTTTGTGCTCGAAATGTATGGCAAATCTGCGAAAATAACTCTTTCCTGTATTGGCCGACAGCAGACAATCCGCACAGCTGGAGAAAAAATGATCACGATGGATTCGGTAGCGTTGTGGCGAGGTAATCAGCGCATACTTAGCATTCCCCATATGACCATCAGCAGAGGGAATAAAACACTGCTGACGGGCGCCTCCGGTTGCGGAAAATCAACATTGTTGATGGCCGTTATGGCGGCCATACCGCACCACGGATATATTTCAGTGGACGGACTGGAAGTGAAGGCCTCTTCGGCACGCGAAGTGCGTAATCGCATCGCCTTCATCGGGCAGGAACCGGAAATGGGCGCAGAGACCGTGCAGGAAGCCCTGCTTCTGCCTTTTACCTATAAAGCAAATCGACATAACGCGCCGTCGAAACAGGCCCTTCGCGACGTATTGCAGCACCTGAAAATGGAACACGAAATACTGTCAAAACCCTGTCCATTTCTTTCAGGCGGCGAAAAACAGCGGATCGCCGTGGGCCGAGCCCTGCTATTAGGAAAACGGATTTTTCTCGCCGATGAAGTGACGTCCGCGCTTGATGCCGCAAGCAAACACACGGTTCTTGACCTGCTGTCCGAACCGCATATGACTGTACTGGCAGTTAGTCATGATGCCGACTGGATTCAATGGAGTTCGCACCAATACCACATTGAGGCGGGCACCATGCAGCCTGTCGAAGGGAGCTGCGATGGAGACCATTAA
- a CDS encoding ammonium transporter yields the protein MLGGGLPVFAEEAAPVAESTDQAMFVVNNLWMLVATFLVFTMHLGFATLEAGLARAKNTVNILFKNTAVVAIGLLTYTIMGFALMYPGESNWMLGKWIGFAGFGIGTGPEGLTAAYNHSFTYWTDFLFQGMFAATAATIVSGAVAERIKLSSFLVFSFVYVMIVYPIAGSWGWGGGWLAGMGFHDFAGSTFVHSVGGWAALVGVAMLGPRVGKYVRGVIRPIVGHSMPLATIGVFLLWLGWFGFNGGSVLSADPGAVSYVFVTTTLAAAAGIFGAMITSWNVQHKPDLSMVLNGCLAGLVGITAGADCVSVVSAIIIGAIAGVVVVLVSIGIDRFLRLDDPVGALSVHLICGIWGTLAVGIFGSFAWEDGKMVPASYSLWTQLLGVIVVGVFCLLAAAAIFATIKAVMGIRVHADEELVGLDISEHGMEAYGGFQIFSNE from the coding sequence ATGTTGGGAGGGGGTCTCCCGGTGTTTGCAGAAGAGGCCGCTCCGGTGGCCGAATCGACGGATCAGGCGATGTTTGTCGTCAATAATTTATGGATGTTAGTGGCCACTTTTTTGGTGTTCACGATGCATCTGGGCTTTGCCACGTTAGAGGCTGGCTTGGCCAGAGCAAAAAATACGGTCAACATTCTTTTCAAAAATACGGCGGTGGTGGCCATCGGGCTGTTGACCTATACCATCATGGGATTTGCATTGATGTATCCGGGAGAAAGTAACTGGATGCTTGGTAAATGGATTGGATTTGCCGGATTTGGTATAGGAACTGGGCCCGAAGGGCTGACGGCGGCCTATAATCACTCCTTCACGTACTGGACTGATTTTCTTTTTCAAGGCATGTTTGCGGCTACGGCGGCAACGATTGTTTCCGGTGCAGTGGCGGAACGTATCAAGCTCAGCAGTTTTCTCGTTTTTTCTTTCGTATACGTGATGATCGTCTACCCCATCGCCGGATCATGGGGCTGGGGCGGCGGCTGGCTTGCCGGTATGGGATTCCATGATTTTGCAGGATCTACCTTTGTTCATTCTGTTGGTGGCTGGGCTGCTCTGGTTGGTGTGGCGATGCTTGGTCCCCGCGTCGGGAAATATGTGCGAGGGGTTATCCGTCCGATTGTTGGACACAGCATGCCTTTGGCGACGATTGGGGTCTTTCTGCTGTGGCTCGGCTGGTTCGGATTTAATGGCGGCTCTGTGCTGTCGGCTGATCCGGGAGCGGTATCCTATGTATTTGTCACCACAACGCTGGCGGCGGCGGCGGGTATCTTCGGTGCTATGATTACATCGTGGAACGTGCAGCACAAACCTGACTTATCGATGGTGCTCAATGGTTGTCTTGCCGGTTTAGTCGGCATCACTGCCGGTGCAGACTGCGTGTCTGTGGTATCGGCCATAATTATTGGAGCCATTGCCGGGGTTGTCGTGGTATTGGTGAGTATTGGTATTGATCGTTTTCTGAGGCTTGATGATCCTGTTGGTGCGCTTTCTGTCCATCTTATTTGTGGCATATGGGGAACGCTGGCTGTGGGCATCTTTGGTTCCTTTGCCTGGGAAGACGGTAAAATGGTTCCTGCGTCGTATTCACTGTGGACGCAGCTTTTGGGTGTAATTGTAGTGGGAGTCTTTTGCCTGCTTGCAGCGGCAGCTATATTTGCTACCATCAAAGCCGTCATGGGAATCCGCGTGCATGCCGATGAAGAACTGGTTGGACTGGATATCAGTGAACATGGAATGGAAGCATATGGCGGATTTCAGATCTTCAGCAATGAATAA
- a CDS encoding P-II family nitrogen regulator: MKLITAYIQPERLTHVKQSLYESQVYKLSVTNALGCGQQKGYTETYRGAEVEVNLLKKIRIEIAVNEDYLQATIDALIKGARTGNIGDGKIFVTTLDECIRIRTGETGSDAIG, from the coding sequence ATGAAACTTATCACAGCATATATCCAACCCGAACGGCTGACCCATGTGAAGCAGTCGCTGTATGAATCACAGGTTTACAAGCTTTCTGTGACCAATGCACTGGGATGCGGGCAGCAGAAGGGGTACACTGAAACATACCGCGGTGCGGAAGTGGAAGTGAATCTGCTGAAGAAAATTCGCATAGAAATTGCCGTTAACGAAGACTATTTACAGGCCACCATAGATGCTCTTATCAAGGGTGCCCGTACAGGCAATATTGGTGACGGAAAAATATTTGTAACGACACTGGATGAATGCATTCGTATCCGCACGGGTGAGACGGGGTCGGATGCCATCGGATAA